A portion of the Pseudomonas protegens CHA0 genome contains these proteins:
- a CDS encoding transglutaminase-like domain-containing protein, producing the protein MHEYLRPSRFIDSDHPAVVEFAETHRGASRDPRQQAVSLYYAVREAVRYNFYSFSRDPQTLRGSHALATGESYCVPKATLLAGCARHCGIPARIGLADVRNHLSTPRLLELLRSDVFAMHGYTEFYLQGRWVKATPAFNRQLCEMFDVAPLDFDGLEDSVFQPFNRQGEQSMEYLVDHGQFADVPQELFFGHLEKCYPHLFDAQQPQVLADLRGDLSRG; encoded by the coding sequence ATGCACGAGTACCTGCGTCCCAGCCGCTTCATCGATAGTGACCACCCGGCGGTGGTGGAGTTCGCCGAAACTCATCGCGGTGCCAGCCGCGATCCCCGACAGCAAGCCGTCAGCCTCTATTACGCGGTGCGCGAGGCCGTACGCTACAACTTCTACAGTTTCAGCCGTGATCCCCAGACCTTGCGCGGCAGCCATGCCCTGGCCACCGGCGAGAGCTATTGCGTGCCCAAGGCCACCTTGCTCGCCGGTTGTGCCCGGCATTGCGGGATACCGGCGCGCATCGGCCTGGCCGATGTGCGCAATCACCTGTCCACACCCAGGCTGCTGGAGCTGCTGCGCAGCGATGTGTTCGCCATGCACGGCTACACCGAGTTCTATCTGCAGGGGCGTTGGGTCAAGGCTACGCCGGCGTTCAACCGGCAATTGTGTGAAATGTTCGATGTGGCGCCGCTGGATTTCGACGGCCTGGAGGACAGCGTTTTCCAGCCTTTCAATCGCCAGGGCGAACAGTCGATGGAGTACCTGGTGGACCACGGGCAGTTTGCCGACGTGCCGCAGGAGCTGTTTTTCGGCCACCTGGAAAAATGCTACCCGCACCTGTTCGACGCGCAGCAGCCGCAAGTGCTGGCAGACCTGCGCGGCGATTTGAGTCGCGGCTGA
- a CDS encoding glutathione S-transferase family protein: MLKIWGRKNSSNVRKALWCAQELGLAYESLDAGGAFGVVDTPAYRALNPNGRIPLIEDGDFVLWESNTIVRYLAARYAADSHWYPADVQLRASAEKWMDWTTSTFAEPFRHLFWGVLRTPAEQQDWAQINAAKATCAELLARVDQALGEQPYLSGQEIGVGDIPLGSFIYAWFEMPIERPSMPHLQAWYERLKQRPAYRQAVMTALT; encoded by the coding sequence ATGCTGAAGATCTGGGGTCGCAAGAACTCGTCGAATGTCAGGAAGGCACTCTGGTGCGCGCAGGAACTGGGGCTCGCCTATGAGTCCCTGGACGCCGGCGGCGCCTTTGGGGTGGTGGACACCCCGGCGTACCGGGCGCTGAACCCCAATGGCCGGATTCCACTGATTGAAGACGGCGACTTCGTGCTCTGGGAGTCCAATACCATCGTGCGCTACCTGGCTGCGCGCTACGCCGCCGATAGCCACTGGTACCCGGCCGACGTGCAACTGCGGGCCAGCGCCGAGAAGTGGATGGACTGGACCACCTCGACCTTCGCTGAACCCTTCCGGCATCTGTTCTGGGGTGTGTTGCGCACCCCGGCCGAGCAGCAGGACTGGGCGCAGATCAACGCCGCCAAGGCCACGTGTGCCGAGCTGCTGGCGCGGGTCGATCAGGCCCTGGGCGAGCAGCCTTACCTGTCCGGGCAGGAGATCGGCGTGGGCGACATTCCCCTCGGCAGTTTCATCTACGCTTGGTTCGAGATGCCCATCGAGCGTCCTTCCATGCCCCATCTGCAAGCCTGGTATGAGCGCTTGAAACAGCGCCCGGCCTATCGCCAGGCCGTGATGACCGCGTTGACTTAA
- a CDS encoding ABC transporter ATP-binding protein, translating into MSSALSIRQLTKTYGNGFQALSGIDLDVAEGDFFALLGPNGAGKSTTIGILSTLVNKTSGTVSVFGHDLDREPAALKRCIGVVPQEFNFNQFEKTFDIVVTQAGYYGIPAKIAKQRAEQYLTQLGLWDKRDVPSRSLSGGMKRRLMIARALVHEPRLLILDEPTAGVDIELRRSMWSFLTELNQKGITIILTTHYLEEAEQLCRNIGIIDHGTIVENTSMRQLLSQLHVETFLLDLKNDLSVAPQLAGYPTRLVDSHTLEVQVDKAVGITALFGQLALQNIEVLSLRNKTNRLEELFVSLVEKNLSKVAV; encoded by the coding sequence ATGAGTTCCGCTCTGTCCATCCGGCAGCTAACCAAAACCTACGGCAACGGTTTCCAGGCCCTGAGTGGTATCGATCTGGATGTCGCCGAAGGTGACTTTTTCGCCCTGCTCGGCCCTAACGGGGCCGGCAAATCCACCACCATCGGCATTCTCTCGACCCTGGTGAACAAGACCAGCGGTACGGTGAGCGTCTTCGGCCACGACCTGGATCGTGAGCCGGCGGCGCTCAAGCGTTGCATCGGCGTGGTGCCGCAGGAATTCAACTTCAACCAGTTCGAGAAAACCTTCGACATCGTCGTGACCCAGGCCGGCTACTACGGCATTCCGGCGAAGATCGCCAAGCAGCGCGCCGAGCAGTACCTGACCCAGCTCGGCCTGTGGGACAAGCGCGATGTGCCTTCGCGTTCCCTGTCCGGTGGCATGAAGCGGCGCCTGATGATCGCCCGCGCGCTAGTGCATGAACCGCGCCTGTTGATCCTTGACGAACCTACCGCCGGGGTCGATATCGAGCTGCGCCGTTCCATGTGGAGCTTTCTCACCGAGCTCAACCAGAAAGGCATCACCATCATCCTCACCACCCACTACCTGGAAGAGGCTGAGCAGCTGTGCCGCAACATCGGCATCATCGACCACGGCACCATCGTCGAGAACACCAGCATGCGCCAGTTGCTCAGCCAGCTGCATGTGGAGACTTTCCTCCTCGACCTGAAGAACGACCTGAGCGTGGCGCCGCAACTGGCCGGCTATCCGACCCGGCTGGTGGACAGCCATACCCTGGAGGTCCAGGTGGACAAGGCCGTGGGCATCACCGCGCTGTTCGGCCAACTGGCCCTGCAGAACATCGAGGTGCTGAGCCTGCGTAACAAAACCAACCGTCTTGAGGAGTTGTTCGTGTCCCTGGTGGAGAAGAATCTGTCGAAGGTGGCGG